The genomic window ATCTCTCAGGAAGAGAGAGACAATGATTAACCACTGGTAGGACAAAGTCAAAGAGGATCTCCAATCTTCCTGACCCAACGAGACCCAACGAGACCCAACATGACAACCCAGCAAAATCTATCGGTTCCAGCATAAAGTATGGTGAATTCCCCACTCATAAAAGGAACAGGGGGAGTCAGAGTTTTTTCATAGAAACCACTTCCAAGATAAAAATTTCACCCTATCTACCAGACACTCGACTGAAAATGTCCCTTGCGAAAAGGAAACGTCATTTCGAGATTTCCAGATAGTCCACACAATAGTATGCCAAATTAACAACCacccaaatttatttttttctacccACACCCATGCCCAAGAAAACCTAAATAAAAAAACcttaaacatttatttatataggTACATGTGCCGGTAcgttgaaattaaaataatttgcattgaagtttaatttttaacttGTTCAATAATCTCACACTATttatttgttgatgttgataGTTTATgaactatatattttttgacaattatcaattttatcaaacagaTTATTTGCGATcagtatttattttgaaattataaattcatatatgaattaatttaattttaaattgatttagcTTCGGATAATTTTGGCACTGAACATAttgaaaaaatcacaataattatttatctaatttttttatggaaaataaatatttcatttattcaaaaaatgttTTGCAAAAATATGCATCAATACACAACACACCTGCAATTCAAAGGAATATAGTACTAGTACTATTTAAGGCTGCCAATTAAATATCCTCAATATGAACTTGAAAGATAGCTACAAAATTCCATATGATAAGAACATGAAATGCGATCACTACAAGAGTTTTGCTTACAAACTAGGAATAACAATAAATTGATGCATGATTAAAAAGAACTTCAAACTCTAAATTGATCCGACATGACAACAACATTTGAAGCTAGAAACGGAATAACATTAATAAATTACTTGGAAAAGGAAATGCTAAACCTAAGACTATCTAAcctaaaacaataataatatttgaattgGCAACACaataaatcaacaacaacatgcATGCAAAGGATCAAAATGAATCTAATTAAGGACAAGGGTGAAGAACATCTCCACAACTTGTAGTCCCCACACCACCACCCAAACCACCACTACCACCACCTAAACCACCGGCACCGCCAGCACCACCGGTCCCACCAACGCCTCCAACTCCTCCGGTACCACCAAAACCTCCGATTCCAGAACCACCACCTAAACCTCCACTTCCACCACCCAAGCCGCCAGCTCCACCACCGGCACCACCTAAACCTCCAACACCACCGGCCCCACCTAAACCCCCAACACCACCTAACCCTCCAACTCCTCCACCGTGACCGCCAAGAACTCCAACTCCACCACCAATCCCATGGAAGCCACCAATTCCAGCTGCACCGCCGATCCCACCAATTTTACCTACACCTCCAATCCCACCAAACTTCCCAATACCACCACCAATTCCAGCTGCACCACCAATACCATGGATACCACCAATTCCACCACCAATACCATGGATACCACCAATTCCACCACCGATCCCACCAACCTTCCCAATGCCACCACCAATCCCACCAAATTTTCCAATAC from Trifolium pratense cultivar HEN17-A07 linkage group LG1, ARS_RC_1.1, whole genome shotgun sequence includes these protein-coding regions:
- the LOC123891786 gene encoding glycine-rich cell wall structural protein-like, translating into MVKFSTILVFVVLVLVHVSVARNVPKGGDEHASVAVDVPKGGDEKNVSVVHANGAKHGESLNGKGVDEKKNFLVGGVGGFAGGYAGIGGIGGGIGKVGGIGGGIGCGIGKVGGIGGGIGGGIGKFGGIGGGIGKVGGIGGGIGKFGGIGGGIGKVGGIGGGIGGIHGIGGGIGGIHGIGGAAGIGGGIGKFGGIGGVGKIGGIGGAAGIGGFHGIGGGVGVLGGHGGGVGGLGGVGGLGGAGGVGGLGGAGGGAGGLGGGSGGLGGGSGIGGFGGTGGVGGVGGTGGAGGAGGLGGGSGGLGGGVGTTSCGDVLHPCP